CTACATTACTAGCTATATTGTTTCATACTCACCAATCAAAATAAGTCGTGCAGTCTGAAACAACCGTTCATCATCCCACTCTGGATGCTCTTTCATGAGAACATCACAAACCCGGTTGTGTTCCCTCAACCAAATGGTAGCGTACATCATCAAGCCTGGTACCAGCCCGAAAACTTCTTGACCCACAGCAAAGCGAAGATGTTCAGGAACGTGTGGCGGATACATCATTTCAACGTCTGTGTTTTTCACTGTTGGAGGATACATTTCCCCATCAAAgatctgaaataataaaaaaataagcatttgTCAATAAGTCAAAATCATCTTTATTCAATATCAGAGTATCCTCTACCATAACTTTTCCAACATGACTGTACCATTAATGGTCTGAGACACCCACCTGGTATTTTAGTTTTCCACCCATCTTAAGACGCAGTTTATGTTGTCTTTCTAAACTTTCTCCATATATATGATTTAAATCAACCTGGAATATAAggggaaaatatattattattaacaagtGTGTATTAAGCAGTCTGTGACATTTGTTTTATCAAATAATATACACGTTACTAGACTTATTTACTGAAGCAGAGAAGATATAATGAAATTAACAATGACCATAGAAAAAATTAGAAGACTTGCTCAAATTTGATTTCAGTAATGAATGAATGTAATGAGTCAAGCTCTGATTCTAcatatattttagtatttattcttaCCCCATGGCCAAGAGCTTTGGTGAAAGCTGCTCCTTTCTTGGTGTCTGTCTTAAAGAACTGGTGGGTAAAATGTTGTGCAAAGAAAGCAAACATCATATTGGTACCCTGAGGATCGGGGATGAATTTCTTTCTCAGAAGGAATTTTTCTACAATCAAATTGGCATTTGGAAGCTCCTTGTGTCCTGCACGATAAAATAAAACAGTCAGAATACATGGATACTTTTCTGTTTCCCAGCATTATCAGAGGTTATGTTTCATATCTTTGGGCAATTAGTATTAGAAGAAACAGCTGGCTATATGAAATCCCTTTTAATTATAGTCTGTGTAACATTAGAATTTTGTAAGAAATTATAGACTGTAATCATGACTTACCTTTCACTCCCATTGCAGTTGGACAGTCGTCACCAACAGGGGGCAGAGCTCTGGTATAATAGGACAAATTGGAATATGCCTCCCAGCTTTTGTATCCATAGTGGCTGTTATATGTCGGTGGGCTGTCAATCAGGTGTGACCGTGCTGTGTGAGAAAAGCAAAGTCTATTTAGTACAAACAatgcatgttttatttatttattttttatagaaagatagatcgatagatagatagatagatagaatgagctGCAAAAATTGTGAAGCATTAAAGAgatgtgaaagtcaaaattaaactgtaataatTCAGACACAGCATATGCTTTAAAAACCTCTATTGTGATATTGATCTTTTGCTTTTGGTATATTTTGCTGGAACGTAGCTAATTTCCTGTAACGTATACTAATTTAGGCttatgagagtgcatgtgtcttcCACACTATTATGCATCAGCGTTTGAAACAATGTTATGCATATAGTGCACAGGCCACGTGCATAATCCTTAGCCTTCCTCAGCATGGTCTCATTGAAATGCACTTTGTTTAAACAAGGAGACCAATAGAAAcatgtaaataggaaagttgtgttTTTTATGTTATGCTCTATTTGATTAATACAAGTTTTGTTCTAGATTGAAGatgaatgtaaaaaacaaaatattacaatacTCACATGTTAACACATATCTCATAATAGCATCTCTCAAGAATGAAATATTGTTGATGATGTTCCatatacttttgaagtgggtgaggATATAATGAACAGTATTCGGGGCGGGTTTTAGGGTTACTTTTAACCAGGTAAGAAATTCAGCTGCAAATAAAGAAGGATGCTTTATATTAGAGTCTATTCTGTACAAAATGCTGATTCAGTTAATGTTTAAGGGAAATGCTGAAAGACTTACGTGTGGCACAGTCCTGCCCATAGTATCCTGTTCGTGTGCAATCACATTCATATCTGTCAGTGCCAACAGTCATGCAAATACCTCTGTTCTGACAGGGGTTAGAGCAGCATTGGTTTGCTAAagaggaatgtgaagatatgtcaGATAAGATTGCAGATAAGTAATAACACAAAGGCTTTCACAATTGTGGAGCTGAACTAAGAGTTGTaacaacttaaaaaacaaacaaaaa
This portion of the Bombina bombina isolate aBomBom1 chromosome 10, aBomBom1.pri, whole genome shotgun sequence genome encodes:
- the PTGS2 gene encoding prostaglandin G/H synthase 2 produces the protein MIVSSFVFLALLVVSQAANQCCSNPCQNRGICMTVGTDRYECDCTRTGYYGQDCATPEFLTWLKVTLKPAPNTVHYILTHFKSIWNIINNISFLRDAIMRYVLTSRSHLIDSPPTYNSHYGYKSWEAYSNLSYYTRALPPVGDDCPTAMGVKGHKELPNANLIVEKFLLRKKFIPDPQGTNMMFAFFAQHFTHQFFKTDTKKGAAFTKALGHGVDLNHIYGESLERQHKLRLKMGGKLKYQIFDGEMYPPTVKNTDVEMMYPPHVPEHLRFAVGQEVFGLVPGLMMYATIWLREHNRVCDVLMKEHPEWDDERLFQTARLILIGETIKIVIEDYVQHLSGYNFKLKFEPQLLFNQRFQYQNRIAAEFNTLYHWHPLLPDSFHIHQKEYSYQQFLYNNSVLLEHGISHMVESFTKQIAGRVAGGRNVPAAVARVALASIEQSREMRYQSMNEYRKHFSLKPFRSFEELTGEKEMSAELEKLYGDIDAMELYPGLLVEQPRPGAIFGETMVELGAPFSLKGLMGNAICSPEYWKPSTFGGNVGFEIVNTASLQKLICNNVKDCPYTSFNVPKNRPTDNESVNVSSNSAMGDVNPTLLLKEQHSSEL